TGTGCTGGACGCGCCGGCCCGCGCCATCTGGGTCTACACCGATACGGAAGGCGTCTTCATGAACCAGCCGCTCACCTTCTTCGGCGACCAGATCCCGGAGATCCAGGACGCCATTGACGTGGTCGTGAGCGGCGACGACCTGTACCTCCTTCACGCAGACGGGCGCATCACCTACTGCAAGCATAGTTGGATCGACGGCATTCCCACGCGCTGCCAGTCGCCGGTGAAACTGGAAAACACCTTCCCGGCTTACGGCAACGAAGACGTGTTTGCAAAGGCGCACTTCACGCAGATGATCCTCACCGGCCAGCCCGATACAAGCCTCCTGCTGCTGGATGCGGACGGTCAAACCGTCTATCGGATCGGCGCGCGCGACTATAAACTTCAGGGCATCTTCGCCGCCCCGCCGTCGATCTTTCCCGCCGAACGGCTCGGCGCGCTGACGTTCAGCCCCAGCCGCGTCCTATACCTGGCCTCCGGCGGACAGGTGTACTTCGCCTCCGAAACGCCGTGAACGCGGCGGAATGGCATTCTGCCCTGCAACATATAAGCGGCGCAAAACGGCATTTCGCGCCGCCAGGGAATCCCTATGAGCAAATCTCCAGGTAACTTCCTCGCCTCGTTCTTCGAATTCATCCTGTCCCTCTTCGGGAAAAAAACCGCGCCCGCGCCCGTCCCGACTCCCGCGCCGCTCAAACCCGACAGCCCCGACGAGCCGGCCTCCGTCGCCGTCTGCAAAGTGGCGCTCATCATCTACGACCCCATTATGGAAAACGGCCAGAAACTCTCGCAAAAGATGAACTGGTCCTCCCCCGACGACCTGGCCGCGGCTTGCGCGGCCGACCTCCTGCAATACAGTCACGGCATGGCGCGGGTGGACTTTGTCCAGCGCGTCGAAGTGGACGATTTCCCCGTCAAAGTGGACGGCTTCCGCTACACGCCGCAGACCTACCTCGACGTGCTGCGCGGCGCGTCCCAGCCTCGCCAGCCCCAGGACGCGGACTACACGGCCATCCTCGCGCGGTTCAACGTCCTGTCCAAAGTCGCCAGCGGTGAAATTGACGAAGTCTGGCTGTTTGCCTTCCCCAACGCGGGACTGTACGAATCTGTCATGGGCGGCGCGGGCGCGTTCTGGTGCAACGCCCCGCCGCTCAAAGGCGCTGCGGCCTGTCCGCGCCGCTTCGTGGTGATGGGATTCAATTTCGAGCGAGGCGTCGGCGAGATGCTCGAATCGTACGGTCACCGCGCGGAGTCAATCATGCTCAAGACCTTCGAGCCGCTCACTGGCGAGGCCAACCTGTGGACGCGCTTCATCCGCTACGACAAGTCCGCGCCGGGCAAAGCCGCCGTCGGCAACATCCACTACGCGCCCAACAGCGACCGCGACTACGACTGGAACAACCCGCGCCCGGTCCTCAGCGAGTGCTACGACTGGCTGCTCAATTTCCCGAATTTCAAAGGCGACGTCCGAACCGTCACCGCGGCGGAGTGGGGCAGCGGCAAAATCCGCCTGCATCACCAGTGGTGGATGAATCACATCCCGCACGCGGCGGGACGCAAAAACGGCATCCACAACAACTGGTGGCAATACATCGTCAACCCCAACAACGTAAGCGCGTAAAAACAAGTCCCCGCTTCCAGGCGGGGATTTTTTCTACGCTTCGAAGATCAGACTGCAACACGTGACGCCGCCCTCCGCCTTCGCCAGCTCGTCCGCCTCCACCGCGACGAGACGCGGGACAGCCGCTTCGAGACGCGTCCGCGTCGCCGCGAACGCGGCCGGGTAGACGACCGTCCCGCCGACCAGCAGCGCGTTGGCCGCGCCCGGTTCGGACGGGTCCACTTCGATAAAGTCAAACCCGCTGAAATATTTCTTCTCCACCCACGCGGGGTTGATGAGCAGAGTCCTTTCGCCGACGCGCGTCACCCCCGATTTCAAATGCAGGCAATCCGTGACGGGGACTCCGATCACCTCATAACCGAATGGCTGGAGCAATTCCCTCATCTGCTCCAGCGCGGACGCGTTACTGCGGAGCGTGAGCCCCACGAAGATTTTTCGTCCCGCTGTCAGCACGTCCCCGCCGTCCAGCGTCCCCGGCGGCTGGATTCGCAGCAGGCGGCGGTACGGCTCCAGCGCCCGCGCGATGGATTCCACCTCGGGTTTGCGCGAGTCCGCGCCGGGACGCGTCAGCAGGGCGACCTCGTCCAGCACGATGGCCGCGTCTTCCACGAAGACCGAGTCGGGCAGGTCCGGCTCCTCGGGCAGGGACAGGACTTCCAGCCCCAGCGCGCGCAGCGCGTCGCGATATTGTCCGTGCTGGGCGCGGGCGCGGTCCACGTCAATGGGCGCGCGCGCGAGATGGGTGAGCTCGCAATTCACGATCGAGCGGGAAACTTCACGGGTGATGGCGGTGAGCATGACAATCTCCTGAAAAAAAGGCTTTTAGAGGAATCCGAAAGTTCTACTTTCGGAGAGGCCATTTCCGAAGGAAAACTTCGGGAATCCGACGCTGACAGGATTTGGCTGTGGCTATTTCCACACCTGATACAACCCCAGCCTTCCCCCCTCCCCGTCCGAATAAAACGACTCTGCGATTTCAAATCCGCCTGCGCGCGCCAACTCCGCCAGTTCATCTTCGTTGAATTGATGCGCGTACCGCAGTCCTTCGCCGCCGCGGCGCCAGTCGAGGAGATAGTCGCCCGCGTCCACATCCGCGAGGGTCAGCCCGATCCGCTCCCAGGGTTGGACGCGGGCGCGCAGCCGCGCGCTGTTCAGGAATTGCCAATTGGAATGGATGAAACGTCCGCCCGGCGCGAGCAGTTCGCGGACGGTTTGAAGGAGTTGCAGGCGCAGTTCGCGCGAGGGGATGTGATGGAGAGTGGCGAAGCAAGTAATCAACGACCAGCGAACCGACAACTGATGACTGATCACTGATAACTGATCACTGATTACCGATAACTTCGTCAAATCCGCCTCCATGAATTTCGCGGAGAAACCTTCAGGCAGGGAACGCGCGTCGTGCAAAAGCGGCAGGCTGAAGTCCACGCCGAGGTAGGGGCCGCGGTGACCGCGTCGGGCGAGGGCGCGCGCCAGTTCGCCGTTGCCGCAGCCGAGGTCGAGGATGGACGCGTCCCGCGCGAAGGTCGGGAGCAGGCGCGTCACGCCGGGTTGCAGTCGCCGGCGCGTGGCGGAGAAGTCCGCGCCGAAGCGGGCATAGAAGTCGCGGTTGAGTTGGACGAGCCGCGCGGCGGTGGTCGAATCCATGGGACGATTATAACGGTTATAATTTCGCCATGCCTTTTAACGGTGACATTCAACAATTGGCCGAGGAGTTCGAGAGCCGCACGCCGCAGGAGATCTTGCAATGGGCGTTTGCCGAATTCGGCGACGACATCGCCATGAGTTCCTCGTTCCAGACGCAGTCCATGCCGCTGCTGCACATGGCAACCCGCCTCAAGCCCGACCTGCGGATCTTCTTCCTCGACACGGGCTATCATTTTTGGGAATCGCTCATCTTTTTGGTGCGCGTCGCCTCGGACTGGCAATTGAACGTGGTGGACTTGAACCGCGATTCGCGCTGGGACGTGTTCGTGCGCCAAAACCTGCGCAACCTGCCGCTCGACGACCCGAACCTGTGCTGCTACATCCACAAAGTCCAGCCGATGCAGAAGGCGGTGGTGGGACTGCGCGCCTGGATCACGGGCATCCGCCGCGACCAGACGGACGTCCGCGCGCAGGCGAAAATCCTGGAAGTGCAGGAGGACGGTCTCGTGAAGGTGAACCCGCTCCTCAACTGGACGAAGGCAGACGTGGCCGCGTACATCGAGGCGCACAACCTCCCCTCGCACCCGCTGACCGCCAAGGGCTATCGCTCCATCGGATGCGCGCCCTGCACCGTCGCGGTCGGCGCGGACGACTCGGATCGCGCCGGACGTTGGGCCGGGCGCGGCAAGACCGAATGCGGACTCCATACCGAGATGTTCAGGCAGAAGGAGTACGCAGTTTCGTAGTCTCGTGGTCTGGTAGTCGCGCAGTTTGTATTGTGTATTTCACATTTTGTTTTCTGTCATCGCTAGTCGCCAATTACCAATTACCAACCGTCAATCGAAAACTTGAAATCGAAAATGAGCAGAGACGCCTGGCTTGCCGCCAATACCCTCACCCCTGAGAAGATTGCCGTTGCCCGCCGCGTAGTGGAGGACGTCCGCGCGGGACGCGACCTCGGCGACAGTCTGCGCGCGCACGCCTCGAAGTCGGGCGGGACGCTGGGCAAGTCCTTCCTCGTCGCCGCGTACAAAGAGATGGTCGCAGATGGGAGCATTGAAGCCGACGTCTCGCTCCTCGACAAACTCCGCATGAAGCCCGTGCGGACGCTCTCCGGCGTGACCACCGTCACCGTGTTGACCAAGCCGTATCCCTGCCCGGGCAAGTGCATCTTCTGTCCCACCGACGTGCGAATGCCGAAGAGCTACCTGCCCGACGAACCTGGCGCCATGCGCGGCGTGGAGCATGACTTCGACCCATACGCGCAAGTCCGCTCGCGGCTCACTCAACTGGAGACGCTCGGGCATCCCACCGACAAGATCGAACTGCTCATCCTCGGCGGGACGTGGAGTTCGTACCGGCGCGATTACCAGGAATGGTTCGTGGCGCGCTGCTTCGACGCCATGAACGGCACGGACGATCTATCCGCAGATTTGACGGCTTACGCGGAACATAGAAAGGGAACTCCGCCGAATCGGCGCGACCTGGGGGCGATCCACGCGGCGAACGAATCCGCTCCGCGCCGCAACGTCGGCCTCGTGGTGGAGACGCGTCCCGACGAGATCACCCCCGACGAGTTGCGCTGGTTCCGCCGCCTCGGCGTGACGAAAGTGCAGCTGGGCGCGCAAAGCCTCGACGACCACATCCTCG
This DNA window, taken from Candidatus Denitrolinea symbiosum, encodes the following:
- a CDS encoding dimethylargininase, whose product is MLTAITREVSRSIVNCELTHLARAPIDVDRARAQHGQYRDALRALGLEVLSLPEEPDLPDSVFVEDAAIVLDEVALLTRPGADSRKPEVESIARALEPYRRLLRIQPPGTLDGGDVLTAGRKIFVGLTLRSNASALEQMRELLQPFGYEVIGVPVTDCLHLKSGVTRVGERTLLINPAWVEKKYFSGFDFIEVDPSEPGAANALLVGGTVVYPAAFAATRTRLEAAVPRLVAVEADELAKAEGGVTCCSLIFEA
- a CDS encoding phosphoadenylyl-sulfate reductase, partial, with the protein product MPFNGDIQQLAEEFESRTPQEILQWAFAEFGDDIAMSSSFQTQSMPLLHMATRLKPDLRIFFLDTGYHFWESLIFLVRVASDWQLNVVDLNRDSRWDVFVRQNLRNLPLDDPNLCCYIHKVQPMQKAVVGLRAWITGIRRDQTDVRAQAKILEVQEDGLVKVNPLLNWTKADVAAYIEAHNLPSHPLTAKGYRSIGCAPCTVAVGADDSDRAGRWAGRGKTECGLHTEMFRQKEYAVS